Proteins co-encoded in one Nothobranchius furzeri strain GRZ-AD chromosome 4, NfurGRZ-RIMD1, whole genome shotgun sequence genomic window:
- the commd9 gene encoding COMM domain-containing protein 9 translates to MAADVTTEDFTNLQLLLKAPTKDAVRDVCVQSHRGPSRQLTETTAATFSIPAAQAAQLTQSLHTLSHHVLFQNLTSPDQILAVFPEYFHSSLKNLITKILLENGPEWRSEVLSHQVSLPQLQDLDWRVDLVSSSDSLSRVAVPTCLVQLKMEDPCPSADGDSVSTVTVELSRESLDTILDGLGRIRDQLSVVAGK, encoded by the exons ATGGCCGCCGATGTAACGACAGAAGATTTTACCAACCTGCAGCTTCTTCTAAAG GCTCCAACTAAAGATGCAGTGAGAGATGTTTGTGTTCAGAGCCACAGAGGTCCAAGTCGTCAGCTGACAGAAACAACCGCAGCCACGTTCAGCATCCCAGCAGCACAGGCAGCTCAG CTGACCCAGTCCCTCCACACTCTGTCTCATCACGTCCTCTTCCAGAACCTCACCTCTCCAGACCAGATCCTGGCTGTGTTTCCTGAGTACTTCCACTCCAGCCTGAAGAACCTGATCACTAAGATCCTGCTGGAAAACGG CCCAGAGTGGAGGTCTGAAGTTCTGAGTCATCAAg TGTCCCTCCCTCAGCTGCAGGACCTGGACTGGAGAGTGGACTTGGTGTCCAGCTCGGACTCGCTCAGCCGGGTGGCGGTGCCGACCTGCCTGGTCCAGCTAAAG ATGGAGGATCCGTGTCCATCTGCAGATGGGGACTCTGTTTCCACGGTGACAGTGGAGCTCAGCAGGGAGTCTCTGGACACAATCCTGGACGGACTGGGACGTATcagagaccagctgtctgtggtggCTGGGAAGTGA